One window of the Desulfovibrio aminophilus genome contains the following:
- the rfaE1 gene encoding D-glycero-beta-D-manno-heptose-7-phosphate kinase: MLSKQAQLKAAAALKGRKVCIIGDLMLDHYMMGTVDRISPEAPVPVVRVTGEKRVLGGAGNVAQNIAALGGSPVLFGCTGDDPDGAALVRMTGEAGIESRILKDPARPTTRKTRIIAHNQQVVRVDSEQPDPLPQHLLDELFSSLRDVLSQAPVIVLSDYGKGIICREFMSRLMDLVTPLPDRPLILVDPKPVNYDLYKGVDLLTPNTKEAGEGAGLAVSGRESVLAAGEALFKRLRCRHLLVTLGADGMALFESPATVRHIPTVAQKVFDVTGAGDTVIATLALALASGADLLTACTLANHAAGHVVAQVGAATASAEDLARSIESLPVTEINAWRG, translated from the coding sequence ATGCTCTCCAAGCAAGCGCAATTGAAGGCCGCGGCCGCGCTCAAGGGCCGCAAGGTCTGCATCATCGGCGACCTCATGCTCGACCACTACATGATGGGCACCGTGGACCGCATCTCCCCCGAGGCCCCCGTGCCCGTGGTCCGCGTCACCGGCGAAAAGCGCGTCCTGGGCGGCGCGGGCAACGTGGCCCAGAACATCGCCGCCCTGGGCGGCAGCCCCGTGCTCTTCGGCTGCACCGGCGACGACCCCGACGGCGCGGCCCTCGTGCGCATGACCGGCGAGGCGGGCATCGAGTCCCGCATCCTCAAGGACCCGGCCCGGCCCACCACCCGCAAGACCCGCATCATCGCCCACAACCAGCAGGTGGTCCGCGTGGACTCCGAGCAGCCCGACCCCCTGCCCCAGCACCTCCTGGACGAGCTGTTCTCCTCCCTGCGCGACGTGCTGTCCCAGGCGCCCGTGATCGTGCTCTCGGACTACGGCAAGGGCATCATCTGCCGGGAATTCATGTCCCGGCTCATGGACCTCGTCACCCCCCTGCCCGACCGGCCGCTCATCCTCGTGGACCCCAAGCCCGTGAACTACGACCTGTACAAGGGCGTGGACCTGCTCACCCCGAACACCAAGGAGGCGGGCGAGGGCGCGGGCCTGGCCGTGAGCGGCCGCGAGAGCGTGCTGGCCGCCGGAGAGGCCCTGTTCAAGCGCCTGCGCTGCAGGCACCTGCTCGTGACCCTGGGCGCGGACGGCATGGCCCTCTTCGAGTCCCCGGCCACCGTGCGCCACATCCCCACCGTGGCCCAGAAGGTCTTCGACGTCACCGGCGCGGGCGACACGGTCATCGCCACCCTGGCCCTGGCCCTGGCCTCGGGCGCGGACCTGCTCACCGCCTGCACCCTGGCCAACCACGCCGCCGGGCACGTGGTCGCCCAGGTGGGCGCGGCCACCGCCAGCGCCGAGGACCTGGCCCGTTCCATCGAGTCCCTGCCGGTCACGGAGATCAACGCCTGGCGCGGCTGA
- a CDS encoding DUF3089 domain-containing protein encodes MKRLQSLIVCLLCLFVLSDGAALACSEIFIHKGGAALVSARTFDFTINEGFARFSPPGIARKALHAPDGVPLAWTSSRANVTFNVVLPGSAGAQAFAAGVDGLNDAGLKVGTYFLESSRFPPAGSAPVLDVASLLQYLLDTQDSVEAALADLRSGRYRVGPNPSRDLEIRLHLFLHDAGGDSAVVEFLDGDVTITRAPRVPVLTNDVYAASLKRLSRYDGFGGDRPIPGSGESLDRFVRGAFHWKHLPDQDSAEQAVRSGFAAIQVLSVPPIFPDGCTRWTIVTDLANRRIAFRTLDNPTIATLDLGSLARAKSVVSEIDLRRTDLSGDIDALFDARNAFNPASTPKAPDYDRPENWAALPAPAERGKPVDVFFVPPTTCFSPDTWNESIESSRANPLVRRSLAGQASVFAASCNVFAPRYRDAHIKVLEAPAPDREQALAAAYSDVERAFDHYLRQDNGGRPFILAGHSQGSNLLLELLEKRFRDPAPRKKLVAAYLIGWSVTRDDLTRFPQLAMCDAPDRTGCIVSYNSQSAAPGMSIVRPGAVGVNPLSMNLDTRHVPREANLGAAFPTADGLKEVPRFTGAQTVHGALIVDPADPELTPTPFPGFYHGYDYALFYRNLERNVRERVEAFLKAR; translated from the coding sequence ATGAAGCGGCTTCAGTCGCTGATCGTCTGCCTGCTCTGCCTGTTCGTCCTCTCGGACGGCGCGGCCCTGGCCTGTTCGGAGATCTTCATCCACAAGGGCGGGGCCGCCCTCGTCTCGGCCCGAACCTTCGACTTCACGATCAACGAGGGCTTCGCGCGCTTCAGCCCGCCCGGCATCGCCAGGAAGGCCCTCCACGCCCCCGATGGCGTTCCCCTGGCCTGGACCTCCTCCCGCGCCAACGTGACCTTCAACGTCGTCCTGCCCGGCTCCGCCGGGGCCCAGGCCTTCGCCGCCGGGGTGGACGGGCTCAATGACGCGGGGCTCAAGGTCGGCACCTATTTCCTGGAATCCTCGCGCTTTCCACCGGCCGGTTCCGCGCCCGTACTGGACGTCGCCTCCCTGCTCCAATACCTCCTGGACACCCAGGACAGCGTGGAGGCGGCCCTGGCCGACCTGCGCTCCGGCCGCTACCGCGTCGGGCCCAATCCGTCCCGGGACCTGGAAATCCGCCTGCACCTCTTCCTGCACGACGCCGGCGGCGACTCGGCCGTGGTCGAGTTCCTGGACGGCGACGTGACGATCACCCGCGCCCCGCGCGTGCCGGTCCTGACCAACGACGTGTACGCCGCCTCGCTCAAGCGCCTGTCCCGCTACGACGGCTTCGGCGGCGACCGCCCCATCCCGGGCTCCGGCGAATCCCTGGACCGCTTCGTCCGGGGGGCCTTCCACTGGAAGCATCTCCCGGACCAGGACAGCGCGGAGCAGGCCGTCCGCTCGGGCTTCGCCGCCATTCAGGTCCTCTCCGTGCCGCCCATCTTCCCCGACGGCTGCACCCGCTGGACCATCGTCACCGACCTCGCCAACCGCCGCATCGCCTTCCGCACCCTGGACAATCCGACCATCGCGACCCTCGACCTGGGATCCCTGGCCCGCGCCAAGTCCGTGGTCAGCGAGATCGACCTCCGGCGCACGGACCTGTCCGGCGACATCGACGCCCTCTTCGACGCCCGAAACGCCTTCAACCCGGCCTCCACGCCCAAGGCCCCGGACTACGACCGGCCCGAGAACTGGGCCGCCCTGCCCGCGCCCGCCGAGCGCGGCAAGCCCGTGGACGTGTTCTTCGTCCCGCCGACCACCTGCTTCTCGCCCGACACCTGGAACGAGAGCATCGAGTCCTCGCGGGCCAACCCCCTCGTGCGCCGCAGCCTGGCCGGGCAGGCCTCTGTCTTCGCCGCCTCCTGCAACGTCTTCGCCCCGCGCTACCGCGACGCCCACATCAAGGTCCTGGAAGCGCCCGCCCCGGACCGCGAACAGGCCCTGGCCGCGGCTTATTCCGACGTGGAGCGGGCCTTCGACCACTACCTGCGCCAGGACAACGGCGGCCGCCCGTTCATCCTCGCCGGGCACAGCCAGGGCTCCAACCTGCTGCTTGAGCTGCTCGAAAAGCGCTTCCGCGATCCCGCCCCGCGCAAGAAGCTCGTGGCCGCCTATCTCATCGGCTGGTCCGTGACCCGCGACGACCTGACTCGCTTCCCGCAACTCGCCATGTGCGACGCCCCGGACCGCACCGGCTGCATCGTGAGCTACAACTCCCAGTCCGCCGCCCCCGGCATGAGCATCGTGCGCCCCGGCGCCGTGGGCGTGAATCCCCTGAGCATGAACCTGGACACGCGCCACGTCCCGCGCGAGGCCAACCTCGGCGCGGCCTTCCCCACGGCCGACGGCCTGAAGGAGGTCCCCCGCTTCACCGGGGCCCAGACCGTCCACGGCGCGCTGATCGTGGACCCGGCCGACCCGGAGCTGACGCCCACGCCCTTTCCGGGGTTCTACCACGGCTACGACTACGCCCTGTTCTACCGGAACCTGGAAAGGAACGTGCGCGAGCGGGTCGAGGCCTTCCTCAAGGCGCGCTGA